The Mastacembelus armatus chromosome 4, fMasArm1.2, whole genome shotgun sequence genome segment TTTAGTTAGCTTTGATGCTCACTGTTTTGATAAAACAGAAGTAATCCTTcacttatactgtatatttttacattgtgctAGTTCTCATGACAGAGTTGaattattttattcacattGCATCTTACAGACTACCACTTCACAACGAGAGAGGCCATGCAGGACAGCATCGACGCGGGCGAATTTATTGAAAATGCTGAGTTTTCTGGAAACTTATACGGAACAAGGTATGAATTTTCATCCCCGAATGAAAATCCCCACAATTTAACTAAGTATTCAATGACATTAGCATAACAAGTATGATATAAATGAATATTCTTTGAATGTTTTAAGTGGCAAATgctaaatattgattttttgaGTGCCCCAGTTTCAGGCACCTTTAACTGGCAGTCTTAGCTCCTCAGTGCCAAAAATAACTCTCCCCTTTGCCTCTGTGTGCCTTTAGTTAAAGTGGCCAATGGTCTAAATGCTGTTTCAGTAGCTTTTCCATATTTCCTAGAATGACGTTCATATGAGTAAAATTACAACAAGCTGTTAAAGTATCAGTATCACACATATCGGTCAAACGTAATCCAATAGACACTAAGACTATTGGATTGTATAAGAAAATACCCTTTGGCTGAGCCTCATGGATCAAGAGGCTGAATAACAGTCGGTGACAGATGGAGCTTTAACCCACATTAGGTCAAAAAGAGCAACGCTGCAGCTCAGCACCACATGTGTCACATTTAATCTCTTCCTCTTATTCAACAGATAACACACTGCAGTCAATGCATCAATCCTCTTACCTTAGTCACTACATGTCCGGAGCAAAAAAAAATGGCATGACTACACATTCAATATCTGTTTGGTCGCTACAGTTTATGCTCCCGGTTATTTAATTAGCTTTGTCTTTGGAGTAATTTCATCAAGTAACAATCCATTGATTCTCCAGTAAAGCTGCCATAGAGGATGTGCAGGCCAAGAACTTAATCTGCATCCTAGATGTGGACATCCAGGGGGTGAAGAGGATTAAAGAGACTGACCTGAACCCCATCTACATCTCCATCCAGCCCCCTTCCATGGAGATCCTGGTAAGCTTCTCGGTTTATGCAATGAAATGAGTTTGTCAGAAAGAAAATCTGACTTTTTGAAAATACTAAATTGTGGACATCACGACCggtgttgtgttattttatggAGCAGCTCTTGAGCCAAAGATGATATGTCTTTCTCAGGAGAAACgtctgagggacagacagacagaaaccgAGGAGAGTTTACAGAAACGTCTGGAAGCAGCACGCATTGATATGGAGCTCAGTAAGTTTCTTGGCAGTTCTATTGGAGCATGAGGCTAAAACAAGCACAAGCTGATTAAATCCTTATTTCTAGGTAAGGAGCCTGGAGTGTTTGATATTGTTATCATTAATGATGACATAGAACGGGCCTACGAAGAACTGAAAGACATCCTCAATGAGGTAATACTGTCTGCCAGCTGTTGCACGACGCCTTCTTTATTAACAAAGCTCTGGGTAAGATCATTAGTTAAATgactaaaatctaaaaatattcatCATCTGTCTTTCTACAGGAAATCAAAAAGGTTCAAGCAGCCAAATcataagaaagagagagcagcCAAGTCTGTCTGCAGCTGGACCCAATGCTTCTGCTCTGGGCTGAATAATCACACACCTCCAATAAACTGAAGACAAGTTTGACTTTACCCTCGATACAATAAACTCAGTAATCCTGAGAGGGAAAAGACGGGCTTTGTTTTCTCAACTATGAGAAACTAACGCACATCTTTCTGCCAGCTGGCTTAGCgtcatgtaaaagaaaaaccGTGAAAACAACTGACAAATCCAGGGCTATGATCATAGTCCGAGGTTCAGCCCCGGTCTACCCACAAACTACGACACAGGACTACACATCAGCACCTGGTATACACAGAATTCAGTCAGTTATCTGTTGAATTATATGTAGTAGAAATACACTTTGTGTTATCAAagacattattaatattaagtGATAAAACTGACTCATATTACACGTCATGTAAAAGTCactcatactgtatgttaaatgtgcatgtatgtgtgtttgtatacaaATGAATAAAGACTGTCAGGACAATGACTGACCACTTTTGAGTCATTTAACAATCTTTCATTTATTAACTCATTCAGGTGGGTGGTTGACCCAGTATATCATTAATATGAAACGAGAAGAAGCGTCCACCGAAACCTAATCAGTCATCTAATCAACTTCCTATTTGTACACGTCAAATTTAATCCAGAAAAATAGAAACGTTCTAGATAAAATagtttctttctgtgtgaagcagaacagcacagaaagtattttattactgtaagGCCAAACCGTCTGACACCGAGAATCAAAACAACAGTTTCTCATGTCACAAGAAAAACTTTACAACTCATGCAGAACAGTCGCTGTTCAGACTAAAGCTCTTGCCATATAAACCCAAGCACTCAGAATGCATTACACTCTCATTTACAACCTACAATCAGTATAACTCATTAAGACGCATCACATTTTCATAATCACATActaaaattactttaaaaatcagacCTGGCCTCAGCTGGCCCGGTCAGAGCCACACAGGGAACATTcagctgaaatgaaacattCTGGTGAGGTCTTTGGCTTCCCTGGAAGAAGGCATCTACTGGAAGAGGGGACCCTGAAGCTTGGTGCGGACCTGGTCTCgtttctcctccttctgcttCAGATAATCTTTAAGCTTGTCTGTGGAGAAACACACTTTGGAGCGACGAACTTTGTGTGAGGCACGATGGGCACGCAGCCACGGATTCTGAAGGCACTCGGCTGCAGTGGGTCTCGCCCtacaaaatcaaattttattatttttactataTTATCCACAAATACAGCTtttcacacaaatatgcacaagAAGAATCaggtttaatgtgtaatatgtgGTCTGttagcagaaatgaaatacACTGTAGTATTTATAAATAAGTTGTGTGgaatcaccagaaaataccaacctctgcattttcttaatctcagaATGAGCCCTTTAAATCGACAtgggagcgggtctcctttcatgggggcagccatgttgtgcctccatgtttctacagtagcccagaatggcCAAACCAAATGCAAAGATACAgaatcctgttttgttttaaaacttgTTGGCCACCATACCCTCGTTCACACCTGGAACTGTGAGGGGGATTGTAAGGGGGTGCCATTCTGCAGTGTCACCACTAGATGGCTCTAAATCTAAATGGTGGAATAAACAGCATCAGGACCTGAAGGCTTTTGTCTAACTTGCCTGTACAACAAATTCTAGTGTAGAGGAAGCTTAGATGGTCCCAGAGCACTTTATGGAAATGGTACGGACAATATTGTTAttgctgcttttatgtttttatgtgtaaaatattcTCTTACAATGGACGCCACTATAATACACATTTTTTAGTGTTATAAGTTGGTTTGATTATTAGGTTTTATTAGTTTTGATAGCTGTATTGGTTTTGATTGCTCTCactgtctgagtgtgtttttaaGTGTAATCGTGTTTTGCAGCATGTTTGGAGACGTGACGCAGCGATACACTCACCAAGATTTGTGATTCAGGCTGCTCTTTATGAAGGTTAAGGCTCCTTCTGACAGACCAGGGTAACACCGTCCAAACTGGATCTTCCCCTTCTTGATGTTCTTGTCTTGTTCCCAGCTGAGCTCTGCGTGAAATGGGCTGTCAGCACTCAACCTAGTAAACAAATTAATTGTACAAAAAACATAGTTTACATTactaaaataagttaaaaacacacagttcagttACAAAAGATGGTTTCTGTAGCACCCTAGATGTCATATGGGTGCATGGGTTATTCCAATGAAGAGAGAATATCTACAGAAAGAACACTAAGATGAATTCATTCGTAAATTCTGCATTTTCTCAACTAATGATACGTAGAAACAGACTAGAATTTATTGTTGTGTCACTGTGTTCACTACTTTGGAAGAATGACCAGTTTTCTAAAATCATCAATGTCTTATTTTGAGTTTAAAATGTTCTCGGTATAGTATAATAGTATATTCAGTAAGATCAAACATAATCATGTATTtcttaaaactaaaaactttgTAAAAGCAACTGTTCCACCTGTACCACTGTACTTACATGATGAAAGACAGAACTCCAATAGCCCAAATATCTGTTTCAGGCCCGACACCTTGTCCTTCAAGGATTTCCGGAGCTTTAGGAAGAACAATGTAAACTGacaagacagacacagacattgTTCATAAAGAGCAATATGTTGTCAGTGGCAATGCCGCATTCACTCATATGCTGAATTTCCTTATTAGCTGACTAATCAGAATGAAACGgatataaaaatcaaaatggaCTTGGGTTTGTTAGGTTATGCTAGGATCAGCTGAGGTGGGTGAAGTTAGGCTGAATAATTTCCATCCATCAATCCGCCCTCCCTTAAAGAAAGTGTACCTTTCCTGCAGCAGTCTGTTGAAGGCCATGACAGTCAAAGCTTTAGTACATTAGAAACATCAACAACAGTACAAGCTGTAAAGTCTCAGCTTTGCCTTTTGAAGTTAAAAAGAAACACGTCAATACCTCTGCTTTCCGACAGGCCCTGGATGTGCTCGATGCTGAGAGGCTGTCCGAGCGTGAAGCACTGAGCTGAGCCAAAGTCTACAATCTTAAGGTGATTACAATCGTCCACCAGCATGTTGTCGGACTTCAGGTCCAGGTGAATGACCCGACGGCTGTGAAGGTAGTTGACTGCACTGAGAATCTGCACCAGGAGCTCTGCGACATGAGTCTCTGCATATAGATCTCTGAGAGGACAGACGTGTTTGTTAAGCTTAACTACAGTATATGCTATAGCTGACtgcagtttacacacacacaacccctgTAATATCTAAAACATGGCTCTGTAGCGTTCAATATGCCTCGATTTGTGTAGGttatctcaaaataaaaaaggctaTGAGATGATACTGGTATTCTGTTTCCTAACATTTCTGCATTGCCACGCTGTGAATATGCTCTGTGGTTTCTCAAGCCTCCTTTCACCTCTCAGCCAAACTGTAGAGCAGCTCCTTCCCAGGGCAGAGCTCCTCCACCAACACCATGTAGCGTGGGGTTATGAAGGC includes the following:
- the guk1b gene encoding guanylate kinase 1b; amino-acid sequence: MSGPRPVVLSGPSGAGKSTLMKRLMKDHEGIFGFSVSHTTRNPRPGEEDGKGLNRLPMLLGATLLPVADILSSEDLEMSASLSCPNESETTDEDYHFTTREAMQDSIDAGEFIENAEFSGNLYGTSKAAIEDVQAKNLICILDVDIQGVKRIKETDLNPIYISIQPPSMEILEKRLRDRQTETEESLQKRLEAARIDMELSKEPGVFDIVIINDDIERAYEELKDILNEEIKKVQAAKS